The following are encoded in a window of Streptomyces sp. Go-475 genomic DNA:
- a CDS encoding DNA-formamidopyrimidine glycosylase family protein yields the protein MPEGDTVWQTARRLHSALAGKVLTRSDLRVPRLATADLTGRAILDVTPRGKHLLTRVEGGLTLHSHLRMDGSWKVYDNGRRWTGGPGHQIRAILGTTDRTAVGYRLPVLELLRTTDEHRAVGHLGPDLLGPDWDPDRALANLLQDPARPLGEALLDQRNLAGIGNVYKSELCFLLGVTPWFPVGDLPAERAAKLPALAKKLLETNRDRPIRSTTGRRGQDLFVYGRAPRPCLRCGTSVRVADQGDGSRERPTYWCPTCQPGPAPAPTGRGRTRPSN from the coding sequence ATGCCCGAAGGAGACACGGTCTGGCAGACCGCGCGACGGCTGCACAGCGCCCTCGCCGGCAAGGTGCTGACCCGCAGCGACCTCCGGGTGCCCCGCCTGGCCACGGCCGACCTCACGGGCCGTGCAATCCTCGACGTCACCCCGCGTGGCAAGCACCTCCTGACCCGCGTCGAGGGCGGCCTGACCCTCCACTCCCACCTGCGGATGGACGGCTCCTGGAAGGTCTACGACAACGGCCGGCGCTGGACCGGCGGCCCCGGCCACCAGATCCGTGCGATCCTCGGCACCACCGACCGCACCGCCGTCGGCTACCGCCTCCCCGTCCTGGAACTCCTGCGCACCACCGACGAGCACCGCGCGGTCGGCCACCTCGGGCCAGACCTCCTGGGCCCCGACTGGGACCCCGACCGGGCCCTCGCCAACCTCCTCCAGGACCCGGCCCGCCCCCTCGGCGAGGCCCTCCTCGACCAGCGCAACCTCGCCGGCATCGGCAACGTCTACAAGAGCGAGCTCTGCTTCCTCCTGGGCGTCACCCCCTGGTTCCCCGTGGGCGACCTGCCCGCCGAGCGCGCTGCGAAGCTGCCCGCTCTCGCCAAGAAGCTGCTGGAGACCAACCGCGACCGCCCGATCCGCAGCACGACCGGCCGCCGCGGCCAGGACCTCTTCGTGTACGGCCGGGCACCCCGCCCCTGCCTGCGGTGCGGTACCTCCGTCCGGGTGGCCGACCAGGGCGACGGCTCCCGCGAACGCCCCACCTACTGGTGCCCCACCTGCCAGCCAGGCCCCGCACCCGCGCCGACCGGACGCGGCCGGACCCGACCCAGTAATTGA
- a CDS encoding ATP-dependent helicase, with protein MPSNTHRALDGFSPATRAWFTGAFPAPTTAQAGAWQAIHEGSDVLVVAPTGSGKTLAAFLAALDQLASTPPPADSKKRCRVLYVSPLKALAVDVERNLRSPLTGIRQESVRMGLPEPEVRVGIRSGDTPAAERRALSTRPPDILITTPESLFLMLTSATREALTGIETVILDEVHAVAGTKRGAHLALSLERLDDLLPKPARRIGLSATVRPVDEVARFLSPRRKVEIVQPESGKEFDLSVVVPVEDLGELGGSPVSDGSEGAERPSIWPHVEERITDLVQSHRSTIVFANSRRLAERLCNRLNEIAYERATGEPLEEHHSPAELMGGSGAAQGAPQVIARAHHGSVSKEQRALVEEDLKAGRLPAVVATSSLELGIDMGAVDLVVQVESPPSVASGLQRVGRAGHQVGAVSTGVVFPKYRGDLVQAAVVTERMRTGEIESLKVPANPLDVLAQQIVAMTAMDTWQFDDLLAAVRRAAPFASLPESAFTAVLDMLAGRYPSDAFAELRPRVVWDRVTGEITGRPGAQRLAVTSGGTIPDRGLFGVFLAGADPKKGGGRVGELDEEMVYESRVGDVFTLGTSSWRIEDITRDRVLVSPAPGVPGRLPFWKGDQLGRPLELGRAVGAFLREVGSLPKDDARLRLLAAGLDAWAADNVLSYLDEQREACGHVPDDRTIVVERFRDELGDWRVVVHSPFGAQVHAPWALALGAKLSERYGMDAQVMHADDGIVLRLPDADLMGLDLLDQDPVKTGREYDAEQAPVGAADVVFDKGEVDQVVTDQVGSSALFVSRFRECAARALLLPRRNPGKRTPLWQQRQRASQLLQVASEFGSFPIVLEAVRECLQDVFDVPGLVELMGDLESRKVRLVEVTTPEPSPFARSLLFGYVAQFLYEGDSPLAERRAAALSLDSRLLAELLGQAELRELLDADVLTELERELQWLTEDRRAKDAEGVADLLRLLGPLRDAELAERGAEPQWAQELAGARRAIRVRIAGADHWAAIEDAGRLRDALGTALPVGVPEAFTEPVKDPLGDLLARYARTHGPFTSATAAARFGLGVAVTEGALQRLAAAGRIVQGEFHPAGIGQEWCDAAVLRRLRRRSLAALRHELEPVPPAALAQFLPQWQHIGKGHSLRGIDGLVRAIEQLQGASVPASALEKLVLPSRVVNYTPAMLDELTAAGEVVWAGAGSLPGKDGWVSLYVADAAPLLLPPPHPLELTALHQSVLDALSGGYGLFFRQIADRVRATTHPDATDPQLADALWDLAWSGRLTNDTLSPMRSLLGSGRTAGSTAHRAKRTVPRGRYGSLTAAARPASRSGPPTVAGRWSLLPAHEPDPTVRAHALARTLLDRHGVITRGAVAAEGVEGGFSATYRVLSVFEESGQARRGYVVEGLGAAQFAMDGAVDRLRAVSNARDRGEDLPGPPPGRDPDPFPAHDFADPYDPSPSTDHTDDPGHDGFLDQGPARDTYDAYDTPAPSPGEWVSPRDHTPQGTPPWQNGARAGYDGFPGRRTRPDATARAVVLAAADPANAYGAALPWPEPPTGAGHKPGRKAGSLVVLVDGELTLYMERGGKTLLAWAADPDGDPTGDPRLTAAAEALAAAARAGSLGTVTVERVNGAQALTSPIGTLLEGAGFIATPRGLRLRA; from the coding sequence ATGCCCAGCAACACGCACCGAGCCCTGGACGGCTTCTCCCCCGCGACCCGCGCCTGGTTCACGGGTGCCTTCCCCGCGCCCACCACGGCCCAGGCGGGCGCGTGGCAGGCCATCCACGAGGGCTCGGACGTGCTGGTCGTCGCCCCCACCGGTTCCGGCAAGACCCTGGCCGCCTTCCTCGCCGCCCTGGACCAGCTGGCCTCGACCCCGCCCCCGGCCGACTCCAAGAAGCGCTGCCGGGTGCTGTACGTGTCTCCCCTGAAGGCCCTGGCGGTGGACGTCGAGCGCAACCTCCGCAGCCCCCTGACCGGCATCCGTCAGGAGTCCGTACGGATGGGTCTGCCCGAGCCCGAGGTCAGGGTGGGCATCCGCTCGGGCGACACCCCCGCCGCCGAGCGCCGCGCCCTGTCGACGCGCCCGCCGGACATCCTGATCACGACCCCCGAGTCGCTGTTCCTGATGCTGACGTCGGCCACGCGCGAGGCGCTGACCGGTATCGAGACGGTGATCCTGGACGAGGTGCACGCGGTCGCCGGCACCAAGCGCGGCGCCCACCTCGCGCTCTCCCTGGAGCGGCTGGACGACCTCCTGCCGAAGCCCGCCCGCCGCATCGGCCTGTCGGCGACGGTCCGCCCGGTCGACGAGGTCGCCCGCTTCCTCTCCCCCCGCCGCAAGGTGGAGATCGTCCAGCCGGAGTCGGGCAAGGAGTTCGATCTCTCCGTGGTCGTCCCGGTCGAGGACCTGGGCGAGCTGGGTGGCTCCCCGGTGTCGGACGGCTCGGAGGGCGCCGAGCGGCCGTCGATCTGGCCGCATGTCGAGGAGCGGATCACCGACCTGGTCCAGTCCCACCGCTCCACGATCGTCTTCGCGAACTCGCGGCGCCTCGCGGAGCGCCTGTGCAACCGCCTGAACGAGATCGCGTACGAGCGGGCCACGGGCGAGCCCTTGGAGGAGCACCACTCCCCCGCCGAGCTCATGGGCGGGTCCGGAGCCGCCCAGGGCGCGCCCCAGGTCATCGCCCGGGCCCATCACGGCTCGGTGTCCAAGGAGCAGCGCGCCCTGGTCGAGGAGGACCTCAAGGCGGGCCGCCTGCCCGCGGTCGTGGCCACGTCCAGTCTCGAACTGGGCATCGACATGGGCGCGGTCGACCTCGTGGTGCAGGTGGAGTCGCCCCCCTCGGTGGCCTCCGGTCTCCAGCGCGTGGGCCGGGCGGGCCACCAGGTGGGCGCGGTCTCCACCGGCGTGGTGTTCCCGAAGTACCGCGGCGACCTGGTCCAGGCGGCGGTGGTCACCGAGCGGATGCGCACCGGCGAGATCGAGTCGCTCAAGGTCCCCGCCAACCCGTTGGACGTCCTGGCCCAGCAGATCGTCGCGATGACGGCCATGGACACCTGGCAGTTCGACGACCTCCTCGCCGCCGTCCGGCGGGCCGCCCCCTTCGCCTCACTGCCCGAGTCGGCCTTCACGGCGGTCCTCGACATGCTGGCCGGCCGCTACCCGTCGGACGCGTTCGCGGAGCTGCGCCCGCGCGTGGTGTGGGACCGCGTCACCGGTGAGATCACCGGCCGCCCCGGCGCCCAGCGCCTCGCCGTCACCTCCGGCGGCACGATCCCCGACCGCGGCCTGTTCGGCGTCTTCCTCGCGGGCGCCGACCCGAAGAAGGGCGGCGGCCGGGTCGGCGAGCTCGACGAGGAGATGGTCTACGAGTCCCGCGTGGGCGACGTCTTCACGCTGGGCACGAGTTCCTGGCGCATCGAGGACATCACCCGCGACCGCGTCCTGGTCTCCCCGGCCCCGGGCGTGCCGGGCCGGCTGCCCTTCTGGAAGGGCGACCAGCTGGGCCGCCCGCTCGAACTGGGCAGGGCGGTGGGGGCGTTCCTGCGGGAGGTCGGCTCGCTGCCCAAGGACGACGCCCGGCTGCGTCTGCTCGCCGCCGGTCTGGACGCCTGGGCGGCGGACAACGTGCTCTCGTACCTGGACGAGCAGCGCGAGGCCTGCGGCCACGTCCCGGACGACCGGACGATCGTCGTGGAGCGCTTCCGCGACGAGCTGGGCGACTGGCGCGTGGTCGTCCACTCCCCCTTCGGCGCGCAGGTGCACGCCCCCTGGGCCCTCGCCCTCGGCGCCAAGCTCTCCGAGCGGTACGGCATGGACGCGCAGGTCATGCACGCCGACGACGGCATCGTCCTGCGCCTGCCCGACGCCGACCTGATGGGCCTGGACCTGCTGGACCAGGACCCGGTGAAGACGGGCCGGGAGTACGACGCCGAGCAGGCTCCCGTGGGCGCCGCCGACGTCGTCTTCGACAAGGGTGAGGTCGACCAGGTCGTCACCGACCAGGTGGGCAGCTCGGCCTTGTTCGTCTCCCGTTTCCGCGAGTGCGCGGCCCGCGCGCTGCTGCTGCCGCGCCGCAACCCGGGCAAGCGCACCCCGCTGTGGCAGCAGCGGCAGCGCGCGTCCCAGCTGCTGCAGGTGGCGAGCGAGTTCGGCTCGTTCCCGATCGTCCTGGAGGCGGTCCGCGAGTGCCTCCAGGACGTCTTCGACGTCCCGGGGCTCGTCGAGCTGATGGGCGACCTGGAGTCCCGCAAGGTGCGCCTCGTCGAGGTCACCACCCCCGAGCCCTCCCCCTTCGCGCGTTCCCTCCTGTTCGGTTACGTCGCCCAGTTCCTGTACGAGGGCGACTCACCGCTCGCCGAGCGCCGGGCCGCCGCCCTGTCCCTGGACTCCCGGCTGCTGGCCGAGCTGCTGGGCCAGGCGGAGCTGCGCGAGCTGCTCGACGCGGACGTGCTGACGGAGCTGGAGCGCGAGCTCCAGTGGCTCACGGAGGACCGCCGCGCCAAGGACGCCGAGGGTGTCGCCGACCTCCTCCGCCTCCTCGGCCCGCTGAGGGACGCGGAGCTGGCCGAGCGGGGCGCCGAGCCGCAGTGGGCCCAGGAGCTGGCCGGTGCCCGCCGCGCCATCCGGGTCCGTATCGCCGGTGCCGACCACTGGGCGGCGATCGAGGACGCGGGCCGCCTGCGCGATGCCCTGGGCACAGCGCTGCCGGTCGGCGTCCCGGAAGCCTTCACGGAGCCGGTCAAGGACCCGCTCGGCGACCTCCTCGCGCGCTACGCCCGCACGCACGGCCCGTTCACGTCGGCCACGGCGGCGGCCCGCTTCGGTCTGGGCGTCGCCGTCACCGAGGGCGCCCTCCAGCGGCTCGCCGCGGCCGGCCGTATCGTCCAGGGCGAGTTCCATCCGGCCGGGATCGGCCAGGAGTGGTGCGACGCGGCGGTGCTGCGCCGACTGCGCCGCCGCTCCCTGGCCGCCCTGCGGCACGAGCTGGAGCCGGTGCCGCCGGCCGCGCTCGCCCAGTTCCTCCCCCAGTGGCAGCACATCGGCAAGGGGCACTCCCTGCGCGGCATCGACGGGCTGGTGCGCGCCATCGAGCAGCTGCAGGGCGCGTCCGTGCCGGCCTCCGCCCTGGAGAAGCTGGTCCTGCCGTCCCGGGTCGTGAACTACACGCCCGCGATGCTGGACGAGCTCACCGCCGCAGGAGAGGTGGTCTGGGCCGGGGCGGGCTCCCTGCCCGGCAAGGACGGCTGGGTCTCCCTCTACGTGGCGGACGCGGCCCCCCTGCTCCTGCCGCCCCCGCACCCCCTGGAGCTGACGGCCCTGCACCAGTCCGTCCTGGACGCGCTCTCCGGCGGCTACGGTCTGTTCTTCCGCCAGATCGCCGACCGGGTCCGCGCCACCACCCACCCGGACGCCACGGATCCCCAGCTGGCCGACGCCCTGTGGGACCTGGCCTGGTCGGGCCGCCTGACGAACGACACGCTCTCCCCCATGCGCTCCCTGCTCGGCTCGGGCCGTACGGCGGGTTCCACGGCCCACCGCGCCAAGCGCACGGTCCCGCGCGGCCGCTACGGCTCCCTGACGGCCGCGGCCCGCCCGGCGTCCCGCTCCGGCCCGCCGACCGTCGCCGGCCGCTGGTCCCTGCTCCCGGCCCACGAACCGGACCCCACGGTCCGGGCGCACGCCCTCGCCCGCACCCTCCTCGACCGGCACGGCGTGATCACCAGGGGCGCGGTCGCGGCGGAGGGCGTCGAGGGCGGCTTCTCGGCGACGTACCGCGTCCTGTCCGTCTTCGAGGAGAGCGGCCAGGCCCGCCGCGGCTACGTGGTGGAGGGCCTGGGCGCGGCGCAGTTCGCGATGGACGGGGCCGTGGACCGACTGCGCGCGGTGTCCAACGCCCGCGACCGGGGCGAGGACCTGCCCGGTCCCCCTCCGGGCCGGGACCCCGACCCGTTCCCGGCCCACGACTTCGCCGATCCGTACGACCCGTCCCCTTCCACCGACCACACCGACGACCCGGGCCACGACGGCTTCCTCGACCAGGGCCCCGCCCGCGACACCTACGACGCTTACGACACCCCCGCCCCGTCCCCGGGCGAGTGGGTCTCGCCCCGCGACCACACCCCGCAGGGAACCCCGCCCTGGCAGAACGGCGCACGCGCGGGGTACGACGGATTCCCGGGCCGCCGCACCCGCCCGGACGCCACCGCCCGGGCCGTCGTCCTGGCCGCCGCCGACCCGGCGAACGCGTACGGCGCCGCCCTGCCCTGGCCCGAGCCCCCGACCGGCGCCGGTCACAAACCGGGCCGCAAGGCGGGCTCCTTGGTGGTGCTGGTCGACGGCGAGCTGACGCTCTACATGGAGCGCGGCGGCAAGACCCTGCTCGCCTGGGCCGCCGACCCGGACGGCGACCCCACCGGCGACCCCCGCCTGACCGCTGCCGCGGAGGCCCTCGCGGCAGCCGCCCGAGCGGGCTCCCTCGGCACGGTCACGGTGGAGCGCGTCAACGGCGCCCAGGCCCTGACCTCCCCCATCGGCACCCTCCTGGAAGGAGCGGGCTTCATCGCCACACCCCGAGGACTCCGCCTGCGCGCCTGA
- a CDS encoding AraC family transcriptional regulator, whose translation MSERARHWRYDELPGVDLLRARYVRKTFVRHTHENFVIAAIADGVEVFHHGGADQYAGAGALALVNPDTPHTGRAGVPEGWRYGAVYPPADVVAEIAAETTALRGTPGFVSPVLDDPYAVGLVHQVLRAADEGNALAADTLLRVAVTRLLRLNGGPMPQRRVRTAGARIAARARGVLEERMARPPTLEQLAADLGTSPFALLRAFRDAYGMPPHTWLTDARVRRARRLLDAGTAPSEVAVTVGFTDQPHLNRHFSRIVGVPPGAYQRERKNVQDAL comes from the coding sequence GTGAGCGAGCGAGCGCGGCACTGGCGGTACGACGAGCTGCCCGGGGTCGACCTGCTGCGGGCGCGGTACGTGCGGAAGACGTTCGTGCGGCACACACACGAGAACTTCGTGATCGCCGCCATCGCCGACGGCGTGGAGGTGTTCCACCACGGCGGAGCCGATCAGTACGCGGGAGCCGGAGCCCTCGCGCTGGTCAACCCGGACACCCCGCACACCGGGCGGGCCGGCGTGCCCGAGGGATGGCGGTACGGGGCCGTGTACCCGCCGGCGGACGTCGTGGCGGAGATCGCGGCCGAGACGACGGCACTGCGAGGGACGCCGGGGTTCGTCAGCCCCGTGCTGGACGATCCGTACGCCGTCGGTCTGGTGCACCAGGTGCTGCGAGCCGCCGACGAGGGCAACGCGCTGGCCGCGGACACGCTGCTCAGAGTGGCCGTGACCAGGTTGCTGCGCTTGAACGGCGGGCCGATGCCGCAGCGCAGGGTGCGGACGGCCGGTGCGCGGATCGCGGCACGCGCGCGTGGTGTGCTCGAGGAGCGGATGGCACGGCCGCCGACCCTGGAGCAGTTGGCGGCTGACCTCGGGACCAGCCCGTTCGCCCTGCTGCGGGCCTTCCGGGACGCCTACGGGATGCCGCCGCACACGTGGCTCACGGACGCGCGGGTCCGCAGGGCGCGGCGCCTGCTCGACGCGGGCACGGCGCCCTCGGAGGTGGCCGTGACCGTGGGGTTCACCGACCAGCCGCATCTCAACCGGCACTTCAGCCGGATCGTCGGGGTCCCTCCGGGGGCCTACCAGCGGGAGCGCAAGAACGTACAAGACGCGCTGTAG
- a CDS encoding AzlC family ABC transporter permease: protein MRDALGVGVAVGLSGFAFGVTSSGSGLSLLQTCALSLLVFTGASQFALVGALAAGGGPFTAAAGAFFLGVRNAFYGLRLSQLLALPRAVRPFAAQWVIDETAAVALAQPTRRAARLGFLVTGLSLYVLWNLTTLLGALGAGALGDTDAWGLDAAGPAVFLALLAPMLKTAAERAVAGLAVLLGLGLLPVLPAGVPVLTAALAAPIVLWADGRRRGREDER from the coding sequence GTGCGGGACGCTCTGGGCGTCGGGGTCGCCGTGGGGCTGTCCGGATTCGCCTTCGGAGTGACCTCGTCCGGCAGCGGGCTCTCGCTGCTCCAGACCTGCGCGCTCAGCCTCCTGGTGTTCACCGGGGCGTCCCAGTTCGCCCTGGTGGGGGCTCTCGCGGCCGGCGGAGGCCCGTTCACGGCCGCCGCCGGGGCCTTCTTCCTGGGCGTACGGAACGCCTTCTACGGCTTGCGCCTGTCGCAGTTGCTGGCCCTCCCGCGCGCGGTGCGGCCGTTCGCCGCCCAGTGGGTGATCGACGAGACGGCCGCGGTCGCGCTCGCCCAGCCCACCCGGCGCGCTGCGCGGCTCGGGTTCCTGGTGACCGGGCTGAGCCTGTACGTCCTGTGGAACCTCACCACGCTGCTCGGCGCCCTGGGCGCCGGCGCCCTCGGGGACACCGACGCGTGGGGGCTGGACGCCGCGGGCCCCGCGGTGTTCCTGGCGCTGCTCGCGCCGATGCTGAAGACCGCGGCCGAGCGGGCCGTCGCCGGGCTCGCCGTACTGCTGGGGCTCGGGCTGCTGCCCGTCCTGCCCGCCGGGGTGCCGGTGCTGACGGCCGCGCTGGCGGCACCGATCGTGCTGTGGGCGGACGGCCGGCGCCGGGGACGGGAGGACGAGCGGTGA
- a CDS encoding AzlD domain-containing protein: protein MTVWIAIGVTVLGCYAVKLAGLLVPAAALERPVVKRLAALLPVALLAALTAQQTFADGQTLALDARAAGLAAAAVALVLRAPFLLVVAAAVAVTAGARALGA, encoded by the coding sequence GTGACCGTCTGGATCGCGATCGGTGTGACCGTCCTCGGGTGCTACGCCGTCAAGCTGGCCGGGCTGCTGGTGCCCGCGGCAGCCCTGGAGCGCCCTGTCGTCAAGCGTCTCGCCGCGCTGCTGCCCGTCGCGCTGCTCGCGGCCCTCACCGCCCAGCAGACCTTCGCCGACGGGCAGACGCTGGCGCTGGACGCCCGGGCCGCCGGGCTCGCGGCAGCCGCCGTGGCACTGGTGCTGCGCGCGCCGTTCCTGCTCGTCGTCGCGGCGGCCGTGGCGGTGACCGCGGGGGCGCGGGCCCTGGGGGCCTGA
- a CDS encoding DUF3046 domain-containing protein: MRLTVFWQRMAEHFGPGYADTFARDHVMSELGGRTVHEALAAGWDAKDVWQVVCAVMDVPREKR, encoded by the coding sequence ATGCGGTTGACGGTCTTCTGGCAGCGGATGGCGGAGCACTTCGGTCCGGGCTACGCCGACACCTTCGCGCGCGACCACGTGATGTCGGAGCTCGGCGGACGCACCGTGCACGAGGCGCTGGCGGCCGGCTGGGACGCCAAGGACGTCTGGCAGGTGGTCTGCGCGGTGATGGACGTGCCCCGGGAGAAGCGCTGA
- a CDS encoding AI-2E family transporter: MAPTDETGQAAQQSPFGTTPPTRPPVGGAAGPNGRMPRWLPRAMVLALALVAVFQLGSWAFHQLTGLLINILIAFFLALAIEPAVSWMASRGMRRGLATFVVFIGVMIVSAGFVTLLGSILADQIIKMIEGFPAYLDSVINWINTHFKTDLKRVDIQEGLLRSDWLRNYVQNSATGVLDVSAQVIGGLFQLLTIALFSFYFAADGPRLRRALCSVLPPARQAEVLRAWEIAVNKTGGYIYSRGLMALISGIAHFVLLQVLDVPYAPVLAVWVGLVSQFIPTIGTYLAGALPMLIAFTVNPWYALWVLIFVVVYQQFENYVLQPKLTAKTVDIHPAVAFGSVIAGTALLGAVGALIAIPAIATLQAFLGAYVKRYDVTDDPRVHGHHRRGEGPGVITRARLLWSRRPGAQRPEDPGSGENSS; this comes from the coding sequence GTGGCACCCACTGACGAGACCGGGCAGGCAGCCCAGCAGTCCCCGTTCGGTACGACCCCGCCCACCCGCCCCCCGGTCGGCGGGGCCGCCGGGCCGAACGGCCGCATGCCCCGCTGGCTGCCGCGCGCCATGGTGCTCGCGCTGGCTCTCGTCGCCGTGTTCCAGCTGGGCAGCTGGGCCTTCCACCAGCTCACCGGCCTGCTGATCAACATCCTCATCGCGTTCTTCCTGGCGCTCGCCATCGAACCCGCGGTGAGCTGGATGGCTTCGCGCGGCATGCGCCGAGGGCTGGCCACGTTCGTCGTCTTCATCGGCGTGATGATCGTGTCGGCCGGCTTCGTCACGCTGCTCGGTTCCATCCTCGCGGACCAGATCATCAAGATGATCGAGGGCTTCCCCGCGTACCTCGACTCCGTCATCAACTGGATCAACACGCACTTCAAGACCGACCTGAAGCGCGTGGACATCCAGGAGGGCCTGCTCCGTTCCGACTGGCTGCGCAACTACGTGCAGAACAGCGCCACGGGCGTGCTGGACGTGTCCGCCCAGGTCATCGGCGGCCTCTTCCAGCTCCTGACGATCGCGCTGTTCTCGTTCTACTTCGCCGCCGACGGTCCGCGGCTGCGCCGCGCGCTGTGCTCCGTCCTGCCGCCCGCCCGGCAGGCCGAGGTGCTGCGCGCGTGGGAGATCGCGGTGAACAAGACCGGCGGCTACATCTACTCCCGCGGCCTGATGGCGCTGATCTCCGGCATAGCGCACTTCGTCCTGCTGCAGGTCCTGGACGTGCCCTACGCGCCCGTGCTCGCCGTGTGGGTGGGCCTGGTGTCGCAGTTCATCCCCACGATCGGCACGTATCTCGCGGGTGCCCTGCCCATGCTGATCGCGTTCACGGTGAACCCCTGGTACGCGCTGTGGGTGCTCATCTTCGTGGTGGTCTACCAGCAGTTCGAGAACTACGTGCTGCAGCCCAAGCTGACCGCCAAGACCGTCGACATCCACCCCGCGGTCGCCTTCGGCTCGGTCATCGCGGGCACCGCGCTCCTCGGTGCCGTCGGCGCGCTGATCGCCATCCCCGCCATCGCCACGCTCCAGGCCTTCCTGGGAGCGTACGTGAAGCGGTACGACGTCACGGACGACCCCCGGGTGCACGGGCACCACCGCCGCGGGGAGGGACCGGGCGTGATCACGCGCGCGAGGCTGCTGTGGTCCCGGCGGCCGGGGGCGCAGCGACCCGAGGACCCGGGCTCCGGCGAGAACTCCTCCTGA
- the recA gene encoding recombinase RecA encodes MAGTDREKALDAALAQIERQFGKGAVMRMGERSKEPIEVISTGSTALDVALGVGGLPRGRVVEIYGPESSGKTTLTLHAVANAQKAGGQVAFVDAEHALDPEYAKKLGVDIDNLILSQPDNGEQALEIVDMLVRSGALDLIVIDSVAALVPRAEIEGEMGDSHVGLQARLMSQALRKITSALNQSKTTAIFINQLREKIGVMFGSPETTTGGRALKFYASVRIDIRRIETLKDGTEAVGNRTRCKVVKNKVAPPFKQAEFDILYGQGISREGGLIDMGVEHGFVRKAGAWYTYEGDQLGQGKENARNFLKDNPDLANEIEKKIKEKLGVGVRPEEPAAEPGADAAVSAAPDDAKSVPAPAVAKTAKTKAAAAKS; translated from the coding sequence ATGGCAGGAACCGACCGCGAGAAGGCCCTGGATGCCGCACTCGCACAGATTGAACGGCAATTCGGCAAGGGCGCGGTCATGCGCATGGGCGAGCGGTCCAAGGAGCCCATCGAGGTCATCTCGACCGGGTCCACCGCCCTGGACGTGGCCCTCGGCGTGGGCGGCCTGCCGCGCGGCCGCGTCGTGGAGATCTACGGACCGGAGTCCTCCGGTAAGACCACCCTCACCCTGCACGCCGTGGCGAACGCGCAGAAGGCCGGAGGCCAGGTCGCCTTCGTCGACGCGGAGCACGCCCTCGATCCCGAGTACGCGAAGAAGCTCGGCGTCGACATCGACAACCTCATCCTCTCCCAGCCGGACAACGGCGAGCAGGCCCTGGAGATCGTGGACATGCTGGTCCGCTCCGGCGCCCTCGACCTCATCGTCATCGACTCCGTCGCCGCGCTCGTCCCGCGCGCGGAGATCGAGGGCGAGATGGGCGACAGCCACGTGGGTCTGCAGGCCCGCCTGATGAGCCAGGCCCTGCGGAAGATCACCAGCGCGCTCAACCAGTCCAAGACCACCGCGATCTTCATCAACCAGCTCCGCGAGAAGATCGGCGTGATGTTCGGCTCCCCGGAGACCACGACCGGTGGCCGGGCCCTGAAGTTCTACGCCTCCGTGCGCATCGACATCCGCCGCATCGAGACCCTGAAGGACGGCACCGAGGCGGTCGGCAACCGCACCCGCTGCAAGGTCGTCAAGAACAAGGTCGCGCCGCCCTTCAAGCAGGCCGAGTTCGACATCCTCTACGGCCAGGGCATCAGCCGCGAGGGCGGCCTCATCGACATGGGTGTGGAGCACGGCTTCGTCCGCAAGGCCGGCGCCTGGTACACGTACGAGGGCGACCAGCTCGGCCAGGGCAAGGAGAACGCGCGCAACTTCCTGAAGGACAACCCCGACCTGGCCAACGAGATCGAGAAGAAGATCAAGGAGAAGCTGGGCGTCGGCGTGCGACCGGAGGAGCCGGCCGCCGAGCCGGGCGCGGACGCCGCGGTCTCCGCCGCGCCGGACGACGCGAAGTCGGTGCCCGCCCCGGCGGTGGCCAAGACGGCCAAGACCAAGGCCGCTGCCGCCAAGAGCTGA